Proteins from a genomic interval of Thamnophis elegans isolate rThaEle1 chromosome 2, rThaEle1.pri, whole genome shotgun sequence:
- the LOC116503120 gene encoding leucine-rich repeat-containing protein 3-like: MSVWSVVLFLIHGLHGHQLCPRRCNCPPGNGVVWCNWRNLMVIPFDIPQDTRVLYLDSNWIVHISSGAFHGLKLLHELHLADNLIESISPAAFHGLGNALRLLDLSGNKLRKIDPAPFIMLTWVRLELYNNPWHCDCSLQELIKALSLGAETAEDIVCTTATWKEYVGKTLSHLVSTGVNFCVTHQKNTDFAMLLTMFVWFGVVITYVIYYIRRNQAESRRHLEYLKSLPVPRSSLQPEEKEVDEDNTLSTIL, from the coding sequence ATGTCGGTGTGGTCTGTCGTCTTGTTCCTGATCCACGGCTTGCATGGCCATCAGCTGTGCCCTCGAAGGTGCAACTGCCCGCCAGGAAACGGTGTGGTGTGGTGCAATTGGAGAAACCTGATGGTTATCCCTTTCGACATTCCTCAGGACACGCGAGTATTGTACCTAGACTCTAACTGGATTGTCCACATATCCAGCGGGGCCTTCCATGGCCTGAAACTCCTCCATGAACTTCACCTGGCGGATAATCTCATCGAGAGCATCTCTCCAGCAGCCTTCCATGGCTTAGGGAATGCCCTGAGGCTCCTGGACCTGTCAGGGAACAAGCTGCGAAAAATAGACCCTGCTCCTTTCATCATGCTGACCTGGGTTAGGCTAGAACTCTACAACAATCCCTGGCATTGTGACTGCTCCCTGCAGGAGCTGATAAAGGCTCTTTCCTTGGGCGCCGAGACAGCGGAAGACATTGTGTGCACCACCGCAACTTGGAAGGAGTATGTTGGGAAGACTTTGTCCCATCTGGTCAGTACTGGCGTCAACTTCTGCGTCACTCATCAGAAGAACACCGATTTTGCAATGCTGCTCACTATGTTTGTCTGGTTTGGTGTCGTTATCACTTATGTCATCTATTATATCCGGCGCAACCAAGCCGAATCCCGGCGTCACTTGGAATACCTCAAATCCCTGCCGGTTCCCAGGAGCTCATTGCAACCcgaggagaaggaggtggatgaAGACAATACGCTCAGCACAATCCTCTGA